Genomic window (Streptomyces sp. RerS4):
TCGCGCTCCAGGCGCTCGCGGACCACGTCCAGGTGCAGCAGGCCGAGGAAGCCGACGCGGAAGCCGAAGCCGAGGGCCGCCGAGGTCTCCGGCTCGTAGACGAGCGCGGCGTCGTTGAGCTGGAGCTTGTCCAGGGCCTCGCGCAGGTCCGGGTAGTCCGAGCCGTCCAGCGGGTACAGGCCCGAGAAGACCATCGGCTTCGGGTCCTTGTAGCCGCCGAGGGCCTCGGTCGCGCCGTTGTGCAGGCTGGTGATGGTGTCACCGACCTTGGACTGACGGACGTCCTTCACGCCGGTGATGATGTAGCCCACCTCGCCGACGCCGATGCCGTCGGCCGGGGTCATCTCCGGGGAGGAGACGCCGATCTCCAGCAGCTCGTGCGTGGCGCCCGTGGACATCATGCGGATGCGCTCGCGCTTGTTGAGCTGGCCGTCGACCACACGGACGTAGGTGACCACGCCGCGGTACGAGTCGTAGACCGAGTCGAAGATCATCGCGCGGGCCGGGGCGTCCTTGACGCCGACCGGGGCCGGAACGGTGGCGACCACCTTGTCGAGCAGGGCGTCGACGCCCAGGCCCGTCTTGGCGGAGACGCGCAGCACGTCCTCGGGCTGGCAGCCGACGAGGTTCGCCAATTCCTCGGCGAACTTCTCCGGCTGCGCGGCCGGCAGGTCGATCTTGTTGAGCACCGGGACGATCGCGAGGTCGTTCTCCATCGCCAGGTACAGGTTGGCGAGGGTCTGGGCCTCGATGCCCTGGGCGGCGTCGACCAGCAGGACCGTGCCCTCGCACGCGGCGAGGGAGCGCGAGACCTCGTAGGTGAAGTCGACGTGACCGGGGGTGTCGATCATGTTCAGGATGTGCGTGCTGCCCTGGCCCTCGCCCGTCGTGGGCGCCCAGGGGAGACGGACGGCCTGCGACTTGATCGTGATGCCGCGCTCACGCTCGATGTCCATGCGGTCGAGGTACTGGGCGCGCATCTGCCGCTGGTCGACGACACCGGTGAGCTGGAGCATCCGGTCGGCGAGCGTCGACTTGCCGTGGTCGATGTGCGCGATGATGCAGAAATTGCGGATCAGAGCCGGGTCGGTACGGCTCGGCTCGGGCACGTGGCTGGGGATCGCGGGCACGCGGTGTCCTGATTCTCGGTCGCAGTCGGAAGCGTCGGTCGGTCGCGTCGGTCGGTCCTGGTCGGATCCTTCGGATCGATACGCAGACTCCCATGGTCCCATGGACGGGGCAGTGCGCTCGGTTTGGGCCGGTCGGAACGCGCCTGGTAGCCTGGGCAGCTGTGTCTCGTATGCCCTCTCAGCTGTCGGGACACAATCCGAAGATCAACCTCTGAACCTGAAAAGGCTCTTTCGTGGCGAACATCAAGTCCCAGATCAAGCGGAACAAGACGAACGAGAAGGCGCGCCTGCGCAACAAGGCCGTCAAGTCCTCGCTCAAGACCGCGATCCGCAAGGCCCGCGAGGCCGTCGTCGCCGGTGACGTCGAGAAGGCCACCGTGGCTTCTCGCGCCGCCGCGCGTGCGCTCGACAAGGCTGTCTCGAAGGGTGTCATCCACAAGAACGCCGCCGCCAACAAGAAGTCGGCGCTGGCCTCCAAGGTTGCCTCCCTCCAGGGCTGAGCTCCTGATGTGAATCGCCGGTAAGGACCCAGCGGGCCCTCTCTTCCGCTCCGGACCGGCACCCCGCGCCGCACGCGGCCTGCGTTCGCCACGCGGGTGCGGCGCAACCAAGCAGTGGTCGAAGGCCCCGGCCTCCTCCCTTCCCCAGGGAGGAGGCCGGGGCCTTCGTCGTTCCGCCGGGCGCTACCGGCGTGGGGGGCGGGCCGCGCGGGCCACCGCGACGACCGCCTTCTCCAGGGCGTACTCCGGGTCGTCGCCGCCGCCCTTCACGCCCGCGTCGGCCAGGGCGACCGCGCGCAGGGCGTCCGATACGGCGTCCGCCGACCAGCCGCGCATCTGCTGCCGGACCCGGTCGATCTTCCACGGCGGCATGCCGAGGTCCCGGGCGAGGTCCCCGGGACGGGCCCCGCGCGGCGCCGAGGCCAGCTTTCCGATGGCCCGGACCGCCTGGGCCAGGGCGCTGGTGATCAGGACGGGCGCCACCCCCGTCGCCAGGGACCAGCGCAGGGCTTCGAGGGCCTCGGCCGCCCGCCCCTCGACCGCCCGGTCGGCGACCGTGAAGCTGGAGGCCTCGGCCCGGCCGGTGTAGTAGCGGCCGACGACGGCCTCGTCGATGGTGCCCTCGACGTCCGCGCACAGCTGGGTCACGGCGCTCGCCAGCTCCCGCAGGTCGCTGCCGATCGCGTCGACCAGGTTCTGGCAGGCGTCCGGGGTGGCCGAACGCCCCAGCGTCCGGAACTCGCCCCGCACGAACGACAGTCGGTCCGCGGCCTTCGTCATCTTCGGGCAGGCGATCTCGCGGGCGCCCGCCTTGCGCGCGGCGTCCACCACCGCCTTGCCCTTGACCCCGCCGGCGTGCAGGAGGACCAGGGAGATCTCCTCGTACGGATCGGCGAGGTAGGCCTTGACCTCCTTGACCGTCTCCGCGCCCAGGTCCTGCGCGCCGCGCACGATGAGGACCTTGCGCTCGGAGAACAGCGAAGGGCTGGTCAGCTCGGCCAGCGTGCCGGGCTGGAGCTGGTCGGAGGTGAGGTCGCGCACATCGGTGTCGGCGTCGGCCGCGCGGGCGGCCGTCACCACCTCGCGCACGGCACGGTCGAGGAGCAGGTCCTCCTGCCCCACCGCGAGGGTGATCGGGGCGAGCGGATCGTCGGTGGGATTCTTCCTGGTGGCCATCGCCTCCAGCATCCCACGCCGCACCGACAGTCCCCCGCGCCCGGTACCCGAGAATGGTCGCGTGAACGTGCGACATGTACTGGTCCTGCCCGACCGCGACGCCGCCGAGGAGGCGGCCCAGGAGGCCGTCGACCGCTTCGGCCTGCCGGAGGAACCCCAACTGGTCCGCGACGCCCTCGCCGGTGAGGACGACGCCGAGGACGCCCAGTGGCTGGTCGTCGTCGAGGACCCGAGGCAACGGCTCGACGCCACCGCCCTGGACGACCTCGCCGCGGAGTACGAAGGCTGGCTGGAGGCCCCCTGAGCCGCCGGGGCCCAGGGCCCCGGCGGCTCGTCAGGCCTTGTGGACGATCTGTACGTCCAACGCCACTTCCACGCTCGACCCGATCGCCGCGACACCGTGCGCCAGCACGGACTGCCAGTTCAGCGCGAAGTCCTCGCGGTGCAGTTCGGCCGTCGCACGGCAGGCCGCCCTCGGTTCGCCCTCCAGGCCCGTGCCGTGCCCCAGGTACTGGGTGTCCAGGGTGACGGAACGGCTGACGCCGTGGAGGGTGAGGGCGCCCGCGACGGCCCAACGGCTGCCGCTGCGGTGGATGAACCGCTCGCTGTAGAACTCCACCGTCGGGTGGCGGGCCGCGTCGAGGAAGTCCGCGGAGCGCAGGTGGTCGTCCCGCAGCCGCAGACCGGTGTCGATGCTCGCCGCGTCGATGATCACGTGCATGGAGGAGTCCTCCATGCGTTCCGCGATCCGCACCGCGCCGGCGAAGGTGGCGAACCTGCCGTGGATCCGGGCGAAGCCGATGTGGCGGGCGGTGAAGGCGATCGACGAATGCGTCGGGTCGAGCTCCCAGTGACCCGGCGCCGGCAGCAGCGGCGGCTCCACCGCGTCGAGGATGATCTCGGCGGTGCCGGGCTGCGCCGGGTCCCCGACGAGCGTCGCCCCGTGGAACGGCGCGTAGCCCTCGGCGGTGACGGACAGCCGGTACTCCCCCTCCGGCAGGGCGGCCGTGAAGCCGCCGTACGGGTCGGTCTCCCCGCTGACGACCCGTCTGCCGATCGGGTCGGTCACCTCGAACTTCGCCTGGCGGACCGGCTGATGGACCGTGTCGAGCACCCGACAGCTCAACAGCCGCGCCGTGGGCGGCAACGTCAGAGTGGCGGATGTCTGCGAGCCGGCGCCCCCGGCCGTCTCCATCCCCCGTCGGCGACCGAACATGGCTGATGCACCCCCGTGCTGTGTGGACTTGGACCGTTCCGGCGACGACGCATTCGATCATGCTGTCGGGTTGCGGGCAAACAGAAGGGTCGCGCCCGGTATGCCCCGGAGGCCGCCGGCGCCGCCCGGCCGGGAAGGCGCGCAACCCCGAGCCGCTGCCGGCGATGGCCACGGAG
Coding sequences:
- the lepA gene encoding translation elongation factor 4; translation: MPAIPSHVPEPSRTDPALIRNFCIIAHIDHGKSTLADRMLQLTGVVDQRQMRAQYLDRMDIERERGITIKSQAVRLPWAPTTGEGQGSTHILNMIDTPGHVDFTYEVSRSLAACEGTVLLVDAAQGIEAQTLANLYLAMENDLAIVPVLNKIDLPAAQPEKFAEELANLVGCQPEDVLRVSAKTGLGVDALLDKVVATVPAPVGVKDAPARAMIFDSVYDSYRGVVTYVRVVDGQLNKRERIRMMSTGATHELLEIGVSSPEMTPADGIGVGEVGYIITGVKDVRQSKVGDTITSLHNGATEALGGYKDPKPMVFSGLYPLDGSDYPDLREALDKLQLNDAALVYEPETSAALGFGFRVGFLGLLHLDVVRERLEREFGLDLIATAPNVVYRVVLEDGKEVTVTNPSEFPEGKISDVFEPVVRATVLAPTEFIGAIMELCQQRRGTLLGMDYLSEDRVEIRYTLPLAEIVFDFFDQLKSKTRGYASLDYEPTGEQSASLVKVDILLHGDKVDAFSAVCHKDAAYAYGVRLVAKLRELIPRQAFEVPVQAAIGSRVIARETIRAIRKDVLAKCYGGDISRKRKLLEKQKEGKKRMKMVGSVEVPQEAFIAVLSSDESGGKKK
- the rpsT gene encoding 30S ribosomal protein S20; translation: MANIKSQIKRNKTNEKARLRNKAVKSSLKTAIRKAREAVVAGDVEKATVASRAAARALDKAVSKGVIHKNAAANKKSALASKVASLQG
- the holA gene encoding DNA polymerase III subunit delta, with product MATRKNPTDDPLAPITLAVGQEDLLLDRAVREVVTAARAADADTDVRDLTSDQLQPGTLAELTSPSLFSERKVLIVRGAQDLGAETVKEVKAYLADPYEEISLVLLHAGGVKGKAVVDAARKAGAREIACPKMTKAADRLSFVRGEFRTLGRSATPDACQNLVDAIGSDLRELASAVTQLCADVEGTIDEAVVGRYYTGRAEASSFTVADRAVEGRAAEALEALRWSLATGVAPVLITSALAQAVRAIGKLASAPRGARPGDLARDLGMPPWKIDRVRQQMRGWSADAVSDALRAVALADAGVKGGGDDPEYALEKAVVAVARAARPPRR
- a CDS encoding YceI family protein, producing METAGGAGSQTSATLTLPPTARLLSCRVLDTVHQPVRQAKFEVTDPIGRRVVSGETDPYGGFTAALPEGEYRLSVTAEGYAPFHGATLVGDPAQPGTAEIILDAVEPPLLPAPGHWELDPTHSSIAFTARHIGFARIHGRFATFAGAVRIAERMEDSSMHVIIDAASIDTGLRLRDDHLRSADFLDAARHPTVEFYSERFIHRSGSRWAVAGALTLHGVSRSVTLDTQYLGHGTGLEGEPRAACRATAELHREDFALNWQSVLAHGVAAIGSSVEVALDVQIVHKA